One genomic window of Hydra vulgaris chromosome 03, alternate assembly HydraT2T_AEP includes the following:
- the LOC136078761 gene encoding uncharacterized protein LOC136078761, whose protein sequence is MDVECMWPGSVHDAKVFANSSISMKLRNTILPHTFQKSTKKVEKIPNYLIGDPAYPLLPFCMKEYKHCSNNEEVIFNNMLRAARNPIECAFGRLKARWGILIIKVDLKLEAVPTVIYACFVLHNICEKTNSYVDDNLAKSQTDLIKKNEKEYKNVPNPIYSINEAEGLIIRRTLTDLIN, encoded by the coding sequence ATGGATGTTGAGTGCATGTGGCCAGGAAGTGTACATGATGCTAAAGTGTTTGCAAACTCATCAATAAGTATGAAGTTAAGAAATACTATTCTTCCTCATACGTTTcagaaatcaacaaaaaaagtagaGAAGATACCTAATTATCTTATTGGTGATCCAGCCTATCCATTACTACCATTCTGTATGAAAGAATATAAACATTGTTCAAATAATGAAGAggtaatttttaacaacatgcTTAGAGCAGCACGAAATCCTATTGAGTGCGCTTTTGGTCGCCTTAAAGCAAGATGgggtattttaataataaaggttGACCTTAAACTAGAGGCTGTTCCTACTGTTATTTATGCTTGTTTTGTATTGCATAACATATgtgaaaaaacaaattcttaTGTTGACGACAACCTAGCTAAATCACAAACagatctcattaaaaaaaacgaaaaagaatacaaaaatgtACCAAACCCAATATATTCTATAAACGAAGCTGAAGGATTAATTATACGTAGAACTCTTACAGACttgataaattaa